One stretch of Candidatus Latescibacterota bacterium DNA includes these proteins:
- a CDS encoding uracil-DNA glycosylase: MNGGELQGDIRKYFRDRLSAGDEVVYRLATSTGNEIVLKTSVGHMTDDREGMERLPENEYVADAPEGIASMDMDELKEAVAGCERCSLGATRTNTVFGDGNPGARIVFVGEAPGRDEDLQGVPFVGRSGKLLDKILAAIGFTREDVFIANILKCRPPNNRDPQEEEVTACEKYLARQLQLIDPVVICALGRVAGQNLLKTKKSLKVLREQIHSYNGIRLIVTYHPAALLRNPNFKRPAWEDMKLLKKIYEEGTGD, from the coding sequence ATGAACGGCGGCGAGCTTCAAGGAGATATAAGAAAATATTTCAGGGACAGACTGTCCGCGGGGGACGAGGTCGTCTATCGTCTTGCCACATCTACCGGGAACGAGATCGTCCTGAAGACCTCGGTGGGGCATATGACGGATGACAGGGAAGGAATGGAACGATTGCCTGAGAACGAATATGTGGCAGACGCGCCCGAGGGCATAGCCTCGATGGATATGGACGAACTGAAGGAGGCTGTGGCTGGCTGCGAGCGATGTTCTCTCGGCGCGACAAGGACCAACACCGTATTCGGCGACGGCAATCCAGGGGCCAGGATAGTCTTCGTCGGCGAGGCTCCCGGACGGGACGAGGACCTCCAGGGAGTTCCGTTTGTCGGCAGATCCGGAAAACTACTCGACAAGATCCTGGCGGCGATCGGTTTTACCAGGGAAGATGTCTTCATTGCAAACATTCTCAAATGCCGTCCTCCGAACAACCGGGATCCACAGGAGGAGGAAGTGACTGCCTGTGAGAAATACCTTGCCCGGCAGCTCCAGTTGATCGATCCGGTAGTCATCTGTGCCCTGGGCAGGGTTGCGGGGCAGAATCTTCTCAAGACGAAAAAATCGCTGAAAGTACTTCGCGAACAGATCCATAGTTACAACGGTATTCGACTGATAGTCACCTACCATCCGGCCGCGCTTCTCAGGAACCCGAACTTCAAACGGCCTGCCTGGGAGGATATGAAGCTGCTGAAAAAGATA